Proteins encoded by one window of Xylella fastidiosa:
- a CDS encoding helix-turn-helix transcriptional regulator encodes MDLYQRIGVMHCLLKSVSCPIGVLRFQDELGCSAETIYHDVAFMRNVLMAPIEGDGETGFFYLLSEGNQFELPGVWFNSEELYALLAMQQQLVSASMDGLVSSMLLPLQQHIENLLAAQPGMPPWQVGRVRVISHRNRKLNQVSFRIVASAVLERKQLGFYYRARSTDEASNRVVSPQCMTHYRGNWYLDAWDHGRQGVRSFAVDRIYRARIIDVQAHDLPDSDLEEQSSGSYGIFSGLPKGWATIVFSSKAARWVADEYWHVKQRGRFLVDGRYELQVPYSISRELLMDVLHYGSDAEIVEPPALREQAKALLSLALSNYE; translated from the coding sequence ATGGATCTTTATCAACGTATCGGTGTCATGCACTGTTTATTGAAGTCGGTGTCTTGTCCAATTGGCGTGTTGCGCTTTCAGGATGAATTGGGTTGCTCTGCTGAGACGATCTATCATGATGTGGCCTTCATGCGTAATGTGCTAATGGCCCCGATTGAGGGGGATGGAGAGACGGGGTTTTTTTATCTCTTGAGTGAGGGTAACCAGTTTGAGTTACCGGGGGTATGGTTCAATTCGGAGGAGTTGTACGCGTTGCTGGCGATGCAACAACAGTTGGTATCTGCATCTATGGATGGTCTTGTATCTTCCATGCTGTTACCGCTGCAACAGCACATTGAAAATTTGTTGGCTGCTCAGCCTGGTATGCCACCTTGGCAAGTGGGGCGTGTACGCGTGATCTCACACCGAAATCGTAAGTTGAACCAAGTAAGTTTCCGTATCGTTGCTTCTGCGGTGCTTGAGCGTAAGCAGCTTGGCTTTTACTATCGTGCGCGTTCTACTGACGAAGCAAGTAATCGTGTTGTCTCGCCACAATGCATGACCCACTACCGCGGTAATTGGTACCTCGACGCTTGGGATCATGGTCGTCAGGGAGTACGCAGTTTCGCTGTAGACAGGATCTATCGTGCTCGGATTATTGACGTGCAGGCACATGATCTACCCGATAGCGATCTAGAGGAGCAGTCATCGGGTAGTTACGGTATTTTCTCAGGGTTACCCAAAGGCTGGGCGACAATCGTGTTTAGCTCCAAAGCGGCACGTTGGGTCGCTGACGAATACTGGCATGTTAAACAGCGGGGGCGTTTTCTTGTCGATGGTCGCTATGAATTGCAGGTGCCGTACAGCATCTCGCGCGAGCTGTTGATGGACGTGTTGCATTATGGTTCGGATGCAGAGATTGTTGAGCCACCTGCACTACGTGAGCAAGCAAAGGCCTTATTGTCGCTGGCGTTGAGCAACTATGAGTGA
- a CDS encoding PilT/PilU family type 4a pilus ATPase, translating into MTTIDFTSLLKLMAHQKASDLFITCGMPPSMKIHGNITPITQVPLTSEQSRDIVFNIMSEAQREEFEKVHECNFAIDITSIGRFRVNAFYQRNQIGMVLRRIEMSIPTFEKLKLPQVAKELVMEKRGIIIIVGATGSGKSTSMASMINHRNHNSTGHIVTIEDPIEFIHKHEKCIITQREIGTDTDSWENALKNTLRQAPDVIVIGEVRTQETMDHAISFSETGHLVMCTLHANNANQAIDRIINFFPEERRSQLLMDLSLNLKGIIAQQLIPSADGKERCLAAEVLRDSRLVQDYIRVGEIHKLKEVMQNHNDLGMTTFDQSLVELYHSGAINYKEALRHADSQNEVRLRIKLSDGKDAKTLSQGFDGIEIAEMS; encoded by the coding sequence ATGACTACCATCGATTTCACATCCTTACTTAAGCTGATGGCGCACCAAAAAGCGTCGGATTTATTTATTACCTGTGGAATGCCGCCTTCAATGAAGATTCACGGCAATATCACTCCAATCACACAAGTACCGCTGACTTCAGAGCAAAGCCGTGACATAGTCTTCAATATCATGAGTGAAGCGCAGCGCGAGGAATTCGAGAAGGTCCACGAATGCAACTTCGCAATTGACATCACCAGCATTGGTCGCTTCCGTGTCAACGCTTTCTATCAGCGTAACCAAATTGGTATGGTGTTACGCAGAATCGAGATGTCTATTCCCACCTTCGAAAAACTGAAGCTCCCGCAGGTCGCTAAGGAGCTCGTCATGGAGAAGCGCGGCATCATCATCATCGTTGGTGCTACGGGTAGTGGTAAATCGACCTCAATGGCATCAATGATCAACCACCGTAATCACAACTCAACAGGACATATCGTCACTATCGAAGATCCCATTGAGTTTATTCACAAGCACGAGAAATGCATCATCACCCAACGCGAAATAGGTACCGATACCGACAGTTGGGAAAATGCCTTGAAAAATACCCTACGCCAAGCCCCAGATGTGATTGTGATTGGTGAAGTGCGTACTCAAGAGACAATGGATCATGCCATCTCGTTCTCCGAAACCGGCCATCTGGTCATGTGTACCCTACATGCCAACAACGCCAATCAAGCAATAGACCGCATTATTAACTTCTTCCCGGAAGAGCGGCGCAGCCAATTACTGATGGATCTGTCGCTGAATCTAAAAGGCATCATCGCTCAACAATTGATCCCATCTGCGGATGGTAAAGAGCGCTGTTTAGCAGCGGAAGTTTTGCGCGACAGTCGATTAGTACAGGACTACATACGCGTAGGCGAGATCCATAAGCTCAAAGAAGTCATGCAAAACCACAATGATCTTGGAATGACGACATTCGATCAAAGTCTAGTCGAACTCTATCATAGCGGAGCCATTAACTATAAAGAGGCACTACGCCATGCTGATTCGCAGAACGAGGTACGCCTGCGTATTAAACTCTCCGATGGGAAAGACGCTAAAACTCTGAGTCAAGGATTCGATGGAATAGAAATTGCAGAAATGTCATAA
- a CDS encoding type IV pilus twitching motility protein PilT: MDIAELLAFSVKNNASDLHLSAGLPPMIRVDGDVRRINIPAFDHKQVQSLIYDIMSDKQRRDYEEALETDFSFEIPSLSRFRVNAFNQERGAGAVFRTIPNKVMTLDELGCLPVFRKLIEEPQGLILVTGPTGSGKSTTLAAMIDHINKNAHGHILTIEDPIEFVHTSQKCLINQREVHRDTHDFNKALSSALREDPDIILIGELRDLETIRLALTAAETGHLVFGTLHTNSAAKSINRIIDVFPAAEKPMVRSMLSESLCGIISQMLLKKVGGGRTAAWEIMVGTPAIRNLIREDKVAQMYSSIQTGQQYGMQTLDQHLQDLIKRNLITRQQAREYAKDKANF, from the coding sequence ATGGATATTGCTGAACTGTTAGCGTTTTCAGTCAAAAACAATGCTTCGGACCTGCACCTGTCAGCAGGCCTGCCACCAATGATCAGGGTGGACGGCGATGTACGCCGTATCAATATCCCCGCATTCGACCATAAGCAGGTGCAATCGCTAATTTACGACATCATGTCGGATAAGCAACGACGCGACTATGAGGAAGCCCTGGAGACGGATTTTTCGTTCGAAATCCCTTCACTCTCCCGCTTCCGTGTCAATGCATTCAACCAAGAGCGTGGTGCTGGTGCCGTGTTTCGCACCATTCCCAATAAGGTGATGACATTGGACGAACTCGGCTGTTTGCCGGTGTTCCGCAAACTCATTGAAGAACCGCAGGGGTTGATTCTGGTGACTGGGCCGACTGGCTCTGGAAAATCGACCACCCTCGCAGCCATGATCGACCATATCAACAAAAATGCTCACGGGCATATTCTCACGATAGAGGACCCGATTGAGTTCGTTCACACCTCACAGAAGTGCTTGATTAACCAACGTGAGGTACATCGCGATACTCACGACTTCAACAAAGCACTCAGCTCAGCACTGCGCGAAGATCCAGACATCATCTTGATTGGAGAATTGCGTGACCTAGAAACGATCCGTCTAGCACTGACTGCAGCCGAAACTGGCCACTTGGTATTTGGCACCCTGCACACCAATTCAGCAGCTAAAAGTATTAACCGCATCATCGACGTGTTTCCCGCTGCTGAAAAACCGATGGTCCGCTCTATGCTTTCCGAATCGCTCTGCGGGATCATCTCGCAAATGTTGTTGAAAAAAGTTGGTGGTGGACGTACCGCAGCCTGGGAAATTATGGTTGGCACCCCCGCAATCCGAAATTTGATCCGTGAGGATAAAGTCGCACAGATGTATTCATCCATCCAAACTGGCCAGCAATATGGCATGCAGACCCTTGACCAGCATTTACAGGATCTCATCAAACGCAACCTGATCACACGACAGCAAGCACGTGAATACGCCAAGGATAAAGCGAATTTTTGA